The window GTACGAGGAAACGGTAAATGTTTCTAAGATTATAAAGGAAGATTGGTTTATTGGTGCTATTGGGTTAGGCTTTCTCTTTATTTCCATTTTTAATGTCATGGCATTAACAGCGCAACGTAACGGACTAACAGTTACATCTGTAGCAAGTAAAATGAGTGTGGTGATTCCTATTATTTTTGGCTTATATGCCTATAACGAAAGTTTAGGTTGGCAAAAAGGACTTGGTATTATCTTAGCTTTAGTTGCTGTATATTTAACTTCTGTAAAAGCGAAAACTGCGACTTTTAACCTTAAGAATTTATGGCTACCTATTGTTTTATTCTTTGGTTCTGGAGTCATTGATACTTCCATAAAATATGTGGAAACAAGCTATGTTTCGTCAAATGGGATTCCTATATTTTCTGCAACCATTTTTTGTATTGCAGGTTTAATAGGAATTGTGCTGCTTAGTATACAAGC is drawn from Lacinutrix sp. WUR7 and contains these coding sequences:
- a CDS encoding EamA/RhaT family transporter, which codes for MIYLLFSILASTLIFIIFKLLGKYKINTLQAIVANYFTACLTGILMYEETVNVSKIIKEDWFIGAIGLGFLFISIFNVMALTAQRNGLTVTSVASKMSVVIPIIFGLYAYNESLGWQKGLGIILALVAVYLTSVKAKTATFNLKNLWLPIVLFFGSGVIDTSIKYVETSYVSSNGIPIFSATIFCIAGLIGIVLLSIQALKGKFKFDYRSIFGGILLGITNYYSIYMLLKALQFEGFESSTIFTVNNVAIVMLSTLIGLLIFKEKLQNKNWIGIGLAIVSIVLVTLA